A single region of the Chrysoperla carnea chromosome 5, inChrCarn1.1, whole genome shotgun sequence genome encodes:
- the LOC123300688 gene encoding uncharacterized protein LOC123300688 translates to MNGLLMTSLFTFGVLLWTTTTFTSALSCDSCGQECAAACGSRHFRACCFNYLRKRNGGGAPIDDNSDDRNDRPLLPQQYVIPGLRLELWPAKLISSQHIVQQIPYYAELSRTSRDILHHQQAQPMKVSSTALTAKNTKIMDNEENLPENLNNSLNNNEKTFYDEA, encoded by the exons ATGAATGGACTGTTAATGACATCTTTATTCACATTTg gTGTCTTATTATGGACAACAACGACATTCACATCCGCCTTATCATGTGATTCGTGTGGCCAAGAATGTGCAGCCGCATGTGGTAGCCGACATTTTCGTGCCTGTTGTTTTAACTATTTACGTAAACGTAATGGCGGTGGCGCTCCTATTGATGATAATAGTGATGACAGAAATGATAGGCCATTATTACCACAACAATATGTTATACCAGGTCTACGATTAGAATTATGGCCAGCAAAACTTATATCTTCACAACATATTGTACAACAAATACCATATTATGCAGAATTATCAAGAACATCACGTGACATTTTACATCATCAACAAGCACAACCAATGAAAGTATCATCTACTGCGTTAACAGCAAagaatactaaaataatggaTAATGAGGAAAATCTTCCagagaatttaaataattcattgaataataatgaaaaaacattcTATGACGAAGCTTAA